From the Maioricimonas rarisocia genome, one window contains:
- a CDS encoding ABC transporter ATP-binding protein, translating to MPLQLQNIKKSYREPDGNILPVLNVESFSLEQGEQVVLVGESGGGKTTLLNAISGITTVDSGKVIVDGVDLTRLPEAGRDRFRAERIGIVFQTFNLLPAFSALENVLLGMTFAGRSDRDFARQLLERVGLGKRLSHRPPQLSVGEQQRVAVARALANRPRLMLADEPTASVDIANQNTILSLLRETCSEHGVSLLLVTHSHDVAEQFDRVEQLANFNKPEVHA from the coding sequence ATGCCACTGCAGTTGCAAAACATCAAGAAGAGCTACCGGGAGCCTGACGGCAACATCCTCCCGGTGCTCAATGTCGAATCGTTCTCCCTCGAGCAGGGAGAACAGGTCGTCCTTGTCGGCGAAAGTGGCGGCGGAAAGACGACGCTGCTCAATGCCATCTCCGGGATCACGACGGTCGATTCCGGAAAGGTGATCGTCGACGGCGTCGATCTCACCCGACTGCCCGAAGCCGGCCGGGACCGCTTCCGGGCCGAACGGATCGGCATTGTCTTCCAGACCTTCAACCTGCTGCCGGCCTTCTCGGCCCTCGAGAACGTCCTGCTCGGGATGACCTTCGCCGGTCGTTCCGACCGTGACTTCGCCCGGCAGCTTCTCGAGCGGGTCGGGCTGGGCAAGCGGCTCTCTCACCGCCCGCCGCAGCTTTCGGTCGGTGAACAGCAGCGTGTCGCCGTCGCCCGGGCCCTGGCAAACCGCCCCCGGCTGATGCTGGCCGACGAACCGACCGCCAGCGTCGACATCGCCAACCAGAACACCATCCTCAGCCTTCTCCGGGAGACGTGCAGCGAACACGGCGTCTCGCTGCTGCTGGTCACGCACTCCCACGACGTCGCCGAACAGTTCGACCGCGTCGAACAGCTCGCCAACTTCAACAAGCCCGAGGTGCACGCATGA
- a CDS encoding serine/threonine-protein kinase, whose protein sequence is MKDDSFILEPTLPYGTPTRTFADVNAETARTAERYKEIVSQSEVSWDVSYRLVKKLGSGGQGVVFLADRGGAFGVTFRLALKFFRPDGYPDIEVYREDMARLARVAMHLARIQQDHLLDVYNVVEYDGIQVLAMEWVDGFDLRCLLTPGILERVKANVDRDRWEYVNDVIVTRTPVQLRLKPGVAIAILRECLEGLGALHREGLVHGDLKPANIMVKRTGNCKIIDFGSALNLDEPPSRPTWTPRYAAVEVLEGGRQTQASDLASLGYILFEMLSGQFPFTDCEDGVEMVAAKHELPDRLEELLPPEVAANDTLINLLRGLIAPDPAERFVNAEQADLADGGATEFQRQLVKGDLAAEYANEIRHWLSELD, encoded by the coding sequence ATGAAAGACGATTCGTTCATTCTGGAACCGACCCTCCCCTACGGGACGCCGACACGGACTTTCGCGGACGTTAACGCCGAAACCGCGCGGACCGCCGAGCGGTATAAGGAAATTGTCTCCCAGTCCGAAGTCTCCTGGGACGTCAGCTACCGACTCGTCAAAAAGCTCGGCTCCGGCGGCCAGGGGGTGGTGTTTCTGGCCGACCGCGGCGGTGCGTTCGGCGTCACGTTCCGACTGGCGCTGAAGTTCTTCCGCCCCGACGGCTACCCCGACATCGAAGTCTACCGCGAAGACATGGCCCGGCTCGCCCGCGTCGCCATGCACCTGGCCCGGATCCAGCAGGACCACCTGCTCGACGTCTACAACGTCGTCGAGTACGACGGCATCCAGGTGCTCGCGATGGAGTGGGTCGACGGCTTCGACCTGCGGTGCCTGCTCACCCCCGGCATCCTCGAGCGGGTCAAGGCGAACGTCGACCGCGACCGCTGGGAATACGTCAACGACGTCATCGTGACCCGGACACCCGTGCAGCTGCGGCTCAAACCGGGAGTGGCCATCGCCATCCTCCGCGAATGCCTCGAAGGCCTGGGCGCCCTGCATCGCGAAGGACTCGTGCACGGCGACCTCAAGCCGGCCAACATCATGGTCAAGCGGACCGGCAACTGCAAAATCATCGACTTCGGCTCGGCCCTGAACCTCGACGAGCCCCCCTCCCGCCCCACCTGGACGCCCCGCTACGCCGCTGTCGAAGTCCTCGAAGGAGGGCGACAGACGCAGGCGTCGGACCTGGCCAGCCTCGGCTACATCCTGTTCGAGATGCTCTCCGGGCAGTTTCCGTTTACAGACTGTGAAGACGGCGTGGAGATGGTAGCCGCCAAGCACGAACTCCCCGACCGGCTGGAAGAGCTGCTTCCCCCCGAAGTGGCCGCCAACGACACCCTGATCAATCTGCTTCGCGGACTGATTGCCCCCGATCCGGCCGAGCGGTTCGTCAACGCCGAGCAGGCCGACCTGGCCGACGGTGGGGCGACCGAGTTCCAGCGGCAACTGGTCAAGGGGGACCTCGCCGCCGAGTACGCCAACGAAATCCGACACTGGCTCAGCGAGCTCGACTGA
- a CDS encoding DUF1501 domain-containing protein: MSHNRPESRPQPSIPTGMVDRMLRRRFLQIGGAGFLGLTLPRLLRAEGGSTGSGPAKSVIFLYQFGGPSHLDTFDMKPDAAEGIRGPLGSIPSAVPGMPVCEHLPEMAKIMDKVTLIRSMHHTMKNHNSASYYALTGHAPPVDDIRLRDSDELFPAYGSIVDRFAPNDDGMPTFVAYPHVIRDGAITPGQRATFLGKAHDPLLVTEDPNDPNFALPELSLPDTLDVDRLQNRRALQQIVNQQTRLLDYSATARGIDAYYEKALSMLNSKRVRDAFNLAAEPDSVRDRYGRSEYGQSCLLARRLVEAGVRFVNVYFSSSIGGQSTTSGGWDTHGFNNTRMYPIIKARHLPITDQTLPTLINDLDERGLLDDTLIVWMGEFGRTPKINGNISRDHWPQCYTTLLAGGGVKRGFVYGESDRNGAYPAVDMVRPDDLAATMFSLLGIDPETEIRDPLDRPFPIAGGRPVTGVMA, translated from the coding sequence ATGAGTCACAACCGCCCCGAATCACGTCCGCAGCCTTCCATCCCGACCGGAATGGTCGACCGGATGCTCCGCCGACGGTTCCTCCAGATCGGCGGTGCCGGCTTCCTCGGCCTCACCCTTCCCCGCCTGCTGCGCGCCGAAGGAGGCAGCACGGGATCGGGCCCGGCAAAGTCGGTGATCTTCCTGTACCAGTTCGGCGGGCCGAGCCATCTCGACACGTTCGACATGAAGCCGGACGCTGCCGAGGGAATCCGTGGTCCGCTCGGCTCGATCCCCTCGGCCGTTCCGGGGATGCCCGTCTGCGAGCATCTGCCGGAGATGGCCAAGATCATGGACAAGGTGACGCTCATCCGGAGCATGCACCACACCATGAAGAACCACAACTCCGCCTCGTACTACGCCCTCACCGGCCACGCGCCCCCCGTCGACGACATCCGCCTGCGTGATTCGGACGAGCTGTTCCCGGCGTACGGATCGATCGTGGACCGGTTCGCCCCGAACGACGACGGCATGCCCACCTTTGTCGCCTACCCGCACGTCATCCGGGATGGTGCCATCACGCCGGGGCAGCGCGCGACGTTCCTGGGCAAGGCCCACGATCCCCTGCTGGTGACCGAAGACCCCAACGATCCCAACTTCGCCCTGCCGGAACTGAGCCTGCCCGACACGCTCGACGTCGACCGCCTGCAGAACCGCCGGGCCCTGCAGCAGATCGTCAACCAGCAGACGCGGCTGCTCGATTACTCGGCGACCGCACGCGGCATCGACGCCTACTACGAGAAGGCTCTCTCGATGCTGAATTCGAAGCGGGTCCGGGACGCCTTCAACCTCGCGGCCGAGCCGGATTCCGTTCGCGACCGGTACGGCCGCTCCGAATATGGCCAGAGCTGCCTGCTCGCCCGCCGCCTCGTCGAAGCCGGCGTGCGATTCGTGAACGTGTACTTCTCCTCGAGCATCGGCGGCCAGAGCACGACGAGCGGCGGCTGGGACACCCACGGCTTCAACAACACCCGCATGTACCCCATCATCAAGGCCCGCCACCTGCCGATCACCGACCAGACGCTCCCCACGCTCATCAACGATCTCGACGAACGGGGGCTGCTGGATGACACCCTGATCGTCTGGATGGGCGAGTTCGGCCGCACCCCCAAGATCAACGGCAACATCAGCCGCGATCACTGGCCGCAGTGCTACACCACTCTGCTGGCTGGCGGCGGCGTGAAGCGGGGGTTCGTCTACGGCGAGTCGGATCGCAACGGTGCTTACCCGGCGGTCGACATGGTCCGTCCCGACGACCTGGCGGCGACGATGTTCTCTCTGCTGGGGATCGATCCGGAGACGGAGATCCGGGATCCGCTCGACCGTCCGTTTCCGATTGCGGGCGGCCGGCCCGTCACCGGTGTGATGGCGTAG
- a CDS encoding DUF1549 and DUF1553 domain-containing protein — translation MNRANDCSAAAVRGASIVRILLAAVPLLFAAQTATAGDRPVSFRTDVMAVLSKAGCNQGTCHGNSNGKGGFKLSLRGDDPEFDFAALSRDLSARRINPARPADSLLLLKPTMQLAHEGGRRFDVDSQEYRILHDWIAGGMRNDRETALSVTSLQVAPRQQIVTGLEAEVPLHVQATFSDGSSRDVTSLAVYEPSEPIVDISRDGVVKAERYGEVTVAVRFLNQRFPVRLAYIPDRPDYAWQGPEESNEIDRLVFAKLRSLKINPSPVCDDTVFVRRAYPDLLGHPPTGDEARRFVEDESSSKRAALIEELLQRPEFSEFQAVKWADLLRIEEKTLDRKGVENFHGWVRQQIARNTPMDEFARQLIAARGSTYAQPPSNYYRAMRDPLMRAESTAQVFLGLRLQCAKCHNHPFDRWTQDDYYGWASLFAGVDYKILENRRRDRNDKHEFVGEQIVWIDPARRVKDPRTGANAPPRFLDDTAPENGEDPLLALADWVTRPDNPYFAKLMVNRVWHQLFGRGIVQPIDDFRMTNPPVNPELLDWLADDFVASGYDLRHTIRTIMNSKVYQLSSEPNDTNAADETNGSRAVVRRLDAEQLLDAIAQVIGAPVEFNGYPAGTRATQIAGVHAIRPRYKRPTAGDEFLMLFGKPPRLQSCDCERSNEPTLAQTFELISGPMVDNLLTQSNNHLSRWITAGHSDEEIIGNLYWTVLSRPPSGMETRAAQEHLQRSDDRRRAYEDLLWSLLNAAEFSLRR, via the coding sequence ATGAATCGGGCCAATGACTGCAGCGCTGCGGCTGTCCGCGGCGCTTCGATTGTCCGCATTCTTCTCGCAGCAGTGCCCCTTCTGTTCGCCGCACAGACCGCGACGGCCGGTGACCGGCCCGTCTCCTTCCGCACGGATGTGATGGCCGTCCTCTCGAAAGCCGGCTGCAACCAGGGGACATGCCACGGCAACTCCAACGGCAAGGGGGGCTTCAAGCTGTCGCTGCGCGGCGACGATCCGGAGTTCGATTTCGCAGCCCTCTCGCGGGACCTGTCCGCCCGACGCATCAATCCGGCCCGCCCCGCCGACAGCCTGCTGCTGCTCAAACCGACCATGCAGCTCGCCCACGAAGGGGGCCGCCGCTTCGACGTCGACTCGCAGGAATACCGTATCCTTCACGACTGGATCGCTGGCGGCATGCGTAACGATCGCGAGACGGCCCTTTCCGTCACATCTCTGCAGGTCGCGCCCAGGCAGCAGATCGTGACCGGGCTCGAGGCAGAGGTCCCCCTGCATGTGCAGGCCACCTTCTCCGACGGTTCCTCCCGCGATGTGACGTCACTGGCGGTCTACGAACCGTCCGAGCCGATCGTCGACATCAGCCGCGACGGCGTCGTGAAGGCCGAGCGCTACGGCGAAGTGACGGTGGCCGTCCGGTTTCTGAATCAGCGGTTTCCGGTGCGACTGGCGTATATTCCCGATCGTCCCGACTACGCCTGGCAGGGGCCCGAAGAAAGCAACGAGATCGATCGGCTCGTCTTCGCGAAGCTCCGCTCGCTGAAGATCAATCCCTCCCCCGTCTGCGACGACACCGTCTTCGTCCGCCGGGCATACCCTGATCTGCTGGGGCATCCGCCCACCGGTGACGAAGCCCGCCGCTTTGTCGAAGATGAGTCCTCCAGCAAGCGGGCGGCCCTGATCGAGGAGCTTCTGCAGCGCCCGGAGTTCAGCGAGTTCCAGGCCGTCAAGTGGGCCGACCTGCTGCGGATCGAAGAAAAGACACTCGATCGCAAGGGGGTGGAGAACTTTCACGGCTGGGTGCGGCAGCAGATCGCCCGCAATACGCCGATGGACGAGTTCGCGCGGCAGCTCATCGCCGCTCGCGGCAGCACGTATGCCCAGCCTCCTTCGAACTACTACCGCGCGATGCGTGATCCGCTGATGCGGGCCGAAAGTACCGCGCAGGTGTTTCTGGGGCTCCGCCTGCAGTGCGCCAAGTGCCATAACCATCCGTTCGACCGCTGGACGCAGGACGACTACTACGGCTGGGCCAGCCTGTTCGCGGGCGTCGACTACAAGATCCTCGAGAACCGCCGTCGGGACCGGAATGACAAGCACGAGTTCGTTGGCGAGCAGATCGTCTGGATCGATCCGGCACGACGCGTGAAAGATCCCCGCACCGGCGCGAACGCCCCGCCCCGCTTCCTCGACGATACGGCTCCTGAAAACGGCGAAGATCCGCTGCTGGCGCTCGCCGACTGGGTCACTCGCCCCGACAACCCGTACTTCGCGAAACTGATGGTCAACCGGGTCTGGCACCAGCTGTTCGGTCGCGGCATCGTGCAACCGATCGATGACTTCCGCATGACCAACCCGCCGGTCAATCCCGAGCTGCTCGACTGGCTGGCCGACGATTTCGTTGCGAGCGGATACGATCTGCGGCACACGATCCGCACCATCATGAACTCGAAGGTGTACCAGCTCTCGTCGGAACCGAACGACACCAATGCGGCCGACGAAACGAACGGCTCCCGGGCCGTCGTCCGTCGTCTCGATGCCGAGCAGCTCCTCGACGCGATCGCGCAGGTGATCGGGGCCCCGGTCGAGTTCAACGGCTATCCCGCCGGCACCCGGGCCACGCAGATCGCCGGCGTCCATGCGATCCGGCCACGGTACAAACGGCCCACTGCGGGCGATGAGTTCCTGATGCTGTTCGGCAAGCCGCCGCGGCTGCAGTCGTGCGACTGCGAGCGCAGCAACGAACCGACCCTGGCCCAGACTTTCGAGCTGATCAGCGGTCCGATGGTCGACAACCTTCTGACGCAATCGAATAATCACCTCAGTCGCTGGATTACCGCCGGCCACTCGGACGAAGAGATCATCGGCAACCTGTACTGGACGGTCCTCAGCCGGCCGCCGTCCGGGATGGAAACGAGAGCGGCACAGGAGCACCTGCAGCGGTCCGACGACCGTCGCCGGGCATACGAAGACCTGCTGTGGAGCCTGCTCAACGCCGCCGAGTTTTCGCTGCGTCGCTGA
- the scpB gene encoding SMC-Scp complex subunit ScpB has product MRTFSQQNPFRQPACALAASSGTASGWTWAFRNRRPEAETLAAGAADGPLVRTPKMARLEAALFVADQALSPRKLSQFASLASAAEARQLVEQLNAAYDASGSTFRIESVATGYRLLTDARFAPWLDRLHQRQEKQKLSPPAMETLSIVAYRQPITRADIEAIRGVQTAEILKQLMERGLVRIAGEDDSLGRPYLYGTTRLFLEVFGLRSLSELPMSERLRPAPPEPADASEPEAADDAEEQDGVQEASDGEAMSDSGGEDRDELADAA; this is encoded by the coding sequence GTGCGGACGTTCTCGCAGCAGAATCCGTTTCGACAGCCGGCGTGCGCTCTCGCTGCGTCGTCCGGCACCGCCAGCGGCTGGACGTGGGCGTTCCGGAATCGCCGGCCCGAGGCAGAGACACTCGCGGCCGGGGCCGCCGACGGGCCGCTCGTCCGGACTCCCAAGATGGCCCGGCTCGAGGCGGCACTGTTTGTCGCCGACCAGGCCCTCTCGCCACGCAAGCTCTCGCAGTTCGCATCACTGGCTTCGGCGGCCGAAGCGCGTCAGCTCGTCGAGCAGCTCAATGCGGCGTACGATGCGTCCGGTTCGACGTTCCGGATCGAAAGCGTCGCAACCGGTTACCGGCTGCTGACCGATGCCCGCTTCGCTCCCTGGCTGGACCGGCTGCATCAGCGGCAGGAGAAGCAGAAGCTCTCGCCGCCAGCGATGGAGACACTCTCGATCGTCGCCTATCGCCAGCCGATTACGCGAGCGGATATCGAGGCCATCCGGGGAGTGCAGACCGCCGAAATCCTCAAGCAGTTGATGGAGCGGGGTCTGGTGCGGATTGCCGGCGAAGACGATTCGCTGGGGCGACCGTACCTGTACGGGACGACGCGGCTGTTCCTGGAGGTGTTCGGACTTCGATCGCTGAGCGAACTGCCAATGTCCGAGCGTTTGCGGCCGGCTCCACCCGAACCCGCCGATGCGTCGGAACCTGAAGCCGCCGATGATGCGGAGGAGCAGGACGGTGTCCAGGAGGCTTCCGACGGAGAGGCGATGTCGGACAGCGGCGGCGAAGACCGGGACGAACTGGCCGACGCGGCGTGA